Proteins encoded in a region of the Euleptes europaea isolate rEulEur1 chromosome 3, rEulEur1.hap1, whole genome shotgun sequence genome:
- the CCDC77 gene encoding coiled-coil domain-containing protein 77 yields the protein MAYSPRTPPASKKSTTPKRAGSSTPNQNDSTPLPSINERLAYLRPSLQLLEYYRKKIAQFDEEHEELVKRLEKYKATYDEQHKLQWEMQQREEEIAELQKALSDMQVYLFQEREHVLRLYAENDRLKIRELEDRKKIQHLLALVGTDNGEVTYFHKEPPHKVTVPQRLTKNRDPHEQNENSAVKTGIKSSASKPTAKGGKSESAERYQRDNQTLLLQVEALQAQLEEQARLAKEQLEGLLEDRRIRIEEAQVQHQRDQDKIKELIEKYNKAQNLLYESTRDFLQLKFEARTNEKSWMAEKDSLLRKLDKRIDDGIDEPKRSKVRWNRDRTRERSWSPPGSSPDWREESSPEEWESSPCQHSFSQKLGSCAEKTKRISPAEKTKHISRAEREHCKAHSADVKALRGQLMQEQQLATMYREQCVALEEELAKIREEGDVGRELFKERSEKMGKRLQLMTQRYEALENRRGMEVEGYRNDIKQLRQRLKDVEKQLFKVAMSVGPDQDLAILHEVRQGNQKTKKLQGELRNLKSKIHSLENELRVC from the exons GTCCACCACCCCCAAACGGGCCGGTTCCTCAACTCCTAACCAGAACGACTCAACTCCTCTTCCTTCAATCAATGAGCGATTGGCCTACCTCCGCCCCTCCCTGCAACTCCTGGAGTATTACCGAAAGAAGATTGCCCAGTTCGACGAAGAACATGAAGAGCTGGTTAAAAGGCTGGAGAAATATAAAGCAACATATGATGAGCAG CACAAATTGCAATGGGAAATGCAACAGCGGGAAGAAGAAATTGCCGAGCTGCAGAAGGCCCTGAGCGACATGCAAGTTTACCTCTTCCAGGAAAGGGAACATGTTCTGCGCCTTTACGCTGAGAACGACCGTCTAAAAATCAG GGAGCTTGAGGACAGGAAGAAGATCCAGCATCTTTTGGCTTTAGTGGGGACAGATAATGGTGAGGTCACCTATTTTCACAAGGAACCACCTCACAAG GTCACTGTTCCTCAGAGACTGACCAAGAACAGAGATCCACATGAACAAAATGAAAACAGCGCTGTAAAAACAG GTATTAAGAGCTCTGCCTCAAAGCCAACAGCAAAAGGAGGGAAATCAGAAAGCGCAGAGAGATACCAGAGAGACAACCAGACACTCTTATTACAG GTGGAAGCCCTTCAAGCTCAACTGGAAGAGCAGGCTCGGCTTGCCAAAGAGCAGCTTGAAGGCTTGCTAGAAGACCGGCGTATTCGCATAGAAGAAGCTCAGGTTCAACATCAGAGGGATCAGGACAAAATCAAAGAGCTTATCGAAAA ATACAACAAAGCTCAAAACTTGCTATATGAGAGCACCAGAGATTTTCTCCAACTGAAATTTGAGGCACGGACCAATGAGAAATCCTGGATGGCCGAGAAGGACAGTCTGTTAAGGAAGCTGGACAAAAGGATAGATGATGG GATAGATGAGCCAAAACGAAGCAAGGTTCGGTGGAACCGTGACAGAACCCGGGAGCGCAGCTGGAGCCCGCCAGGCAGCAGTCCCGACTGGCGGGAGGAGAGCAGCCCAGAAGAGTGGGAGAGCAGTCCCTgtcagcatagcttcagtcagAAGTTAGGAAGCTGTGCAGAGAAGACCAAGCGCATCTCCCCTGCAGAGAAGACCAA GCACATCTCCCGAGCAGAGCGTGAACATTGCAAAGCACATAGTGCAGACGTTAAG GCTCTGCGGGGCCAATTGATGCAGGAGCAGCAATTAGCCACCATGTATCGAGAGCAGTGCGTTGCCTTGGAAGAAGAGCTGGCAAAGATTCGGGAAGAAGGAGACGTAGGCCGAGAGCTCTTCAAG GAGCGCTCAGAAAAAATGGGGAAGCGGCTGCAGCTGATGACCCAACGCTATGAGGCATTGGAAAACAGGCGGGGCATGGAGGTGGAAGGCTATAGGAACGACATCAAGCAACTTCGGCAAAGGCTGAAGGATGTGGAGAAGCAGCTTTTCAAG GTGGCAATGTCAGTTGGGCCAGACCAAGACCTGGCAATTCTGCATGAAGTTCGCCAAGGGAACCAAAAGACTAAAAAATTGCAAGGGGAACTGAGAAACTTAAAGTCAAAAATCCACAGCCTGGAAAACGAACTACGAGTCTGTTGA